One region of Halomicrobium sp. LC1Hm genomic DNA includes:
- a CDS encoding glycosyltransferase: MTGITAVVRLYRDNTVTGFERTMDSLLAQSCQPDEILVVEDPRTRDNVSSRAQSYSAEYPKMVRVYRIEPTNRGGALKAGVCAANTDLVAILDCGDVATSDRFDRQLAFLSENQSVDVVGSYTEEFTTTPDDSHTCREVPTAPSTVEIFARSRTPVHQTSVMFRRQAVLDVGNYSAMARMEDYDLWVRMLVAGKSIANIPDVLAKAHADKSLYARRGGFSYLCDEVRLQWRFYQIGFLSGTALLRNLIMRAPVRLLPRSIRKHLYRRLLRTDAKA; encoded by the coding sequence GTGACAGGCATCACGGCCGTCGTTCGGCTCTATCGAGACAATACAGTAACGGGGTTCGAGCGGACGATGGACAGCCTTCTCGCTCAGTCTTGCCAGCCTGACGAGATTCTCGTCGTCGAGGATCCCCGGACCCGTGATAATGTTAGTAGCCGTGCACAGTCATATTCGGCCGAGTATCCGAAAATGGTGCGTGTTTACCGTATCGAACCGACAAACAGAGGGGGCGCACTCAAAGCAGGTGTATGTGCCGCTAATACCGACTTGGTCGCCATCCTCGACTGTGGCGATGTTGCGACATCAGATCGATTTGATCGGCAACTTGCTTTCCTGTCTGAGAATCAATCGGTCGATGTTGTCGGCAGTTACACCGAAGAGTTCACAACTACACCGGACGATTCACACACTTGCCGGGAGGTTCCGACGGCGCCATCAACGGTCGAGATTTTCGCTCGTTCCCGGACCCCCGTCCATCAGACGAGTGTCATGTTCCGACGGCAAGCAGTGTTGGATGTCGGCAATTACAGTGCAATGGCTCGGATGGAAGATTACGACCTTTGGGTCCGGATGCTTGTCGCCGGAAAATCCATCGCGAACATTCCTGACGTGTTGGCAAAGGCCCATGCAGATAAGTCGCTCTACGCTCGGCGAGGAGGATTTTCGTATCTCTGCGACGAAGTCCGATTGCAATGGCGCTTCTATCAAATCGGTTTCCTCTCCGGGACCGCGCTGCTCCGTAACCTCATCATGAGAGCACCAGTCCGCTTGCTTCCGCGATCCATCCGAAAGCACCTCTATAGAAGGCTTCTACGAACCGACGCCAAGGCATAA
- a CDS encoding XrtA system polysaccharide deacetylase, which translates to MSRYFLSFDIEDWFHAHNMKPMVDRSDWETAEQRVSVNTRRILDLLDNHEIKATFFILGWVADRYPDLVEEIDSRGHEVASHGYNHKLLYEQSQSDVRSDIERSLDVLEPLVSQSIRGYRAPSFSITDWAVDILSDLGFKYDSSSFPFDTHDRYGRLTHPEDSTETIATLNENMTEVQLPLLDLPGISLPWAGGGYFRVMPYPVYQRGLKRIARSRDVVFYLHPWDLDPDQPQFDELPLSYRLRHYTNLDRTADRLNRLLEQFDWQPIGSAV; encoded by the coding sequence ATGAGTAGGTACTTCCTCTCGTTCGATATTGAGGACTGGTTCCACGCTCACAACATGAAGCCGATGGTTGACCGCTCAGATTGGGAAACGGCCGAACAGCGTGTTAGTGTCAACACAAGGCGAATCCTTGACTTGCTCGACAACCACGAGATCAAAGCGACATTTTTTATTCTCGGGTGGGTAGCCGATCGGTATCCGGATCTGGTGGAAGAGATAGATTCCCGAGGTCACGAGGTTGCCAGCCACGGGTATAACCATAAACTGCTCTACGAGCAGTCTCAATCTGATGTGCGGTCTGATATCGAACGGTCGTTAGACGTCCTGGAGCCGCTTGTCTCGCAGTCGATTCGTGGCTACCGGGCACCAAGTTTCTCGATTACCGACTGGGCTGTGGATATTCTGTCAGACCTCGGATTCAAATACGATTCGAGTTCGTTTCCCTTTGACACCCACGACCGTTACGGACGACTAACACACCCTGAAGACTCTACGGAGACAATTGCGACACTCAACGAGAACATGACCGAAGTCCAACTTCCCCTCCTTGATCTACCGGGGATCTCACTTCCGTGGGCGGGCGGCGGATACTTCCGCGTCATGCCCTATCCGGTGTATCAGCGTGGCCTCAAGCGAATCGCACGGTCCCGTGACGTGGTCTTCTATCTCCATCCGTGGGATCTCGACCCGGACCAGCCTCAGTTCGACGAGTTGCCTCTCTCCTATCGACTGCGCCACTACACGAATCTTGACCGGACTGCTGACCGACTTAACCGTCTCCTCGAACAATTCGATTGGCAACCGATCGGATCGGCGGTTTGA